AAGAGTGGATTCAAACCCATCCCCAATTATTCCAGGAAGGGAAAGCGGTATTTTTTGGGGTAGGAATCAAGGAAACTGGAGAATTGTGCGGGGTGATTGGTTTAGGAATTAATTCCGAACATCAGCGCGCGGAGATGGGTTACTGGATTGGTAAACCCTGCTGGGGTAAAGGTTTCTGTACGGAAGCAACCGCAGAATTGCTGCGCTATGGTTTTGTGGAATTGGGATTAAATCGCATCCATGCTTGTCATTTTCGTCGCAATCCAGGTTCGGGGAGGGTGATGCAAAAAATTGGCATGAAATATGAGGGAAGTCACCGTCAGCATATCTACAAATGGGGCGAATTTGAAGACACCATCAACTACGCTATTCTCAAGGATGAGTGGCAAGAGCAACATTGCACTGCTAATTCATAACCAGAAATTATAGATTCCAAATATCAAAAGCCGGCAGTAGGATTTGAACCAACGACCTTCCGATTACAAGTCGGATGCACTACCACTGTGCTATGCCGGCAACTTTTACACACAATTACTAACTATATCAGAGCCGAACAAATTGTCAAGGAATTTTAGACCTTATGGCAGAAAATTATTTTCAGATGTCTTGACAAATCAGGTTTGACAACAGCGCGATTGTGATTTTTCCATCAAAAACCCCAGAAATTATCCCACCTCATCTATCTAACTACCATTTCTCTAAATTCCGGCTACAGATAATTCTCCCCCTGCTCCCTTCGACTGCGCTCAGGGCAAGCCTGCTGTCTATGTGTAGCTTTATTTTGGAGAATTGGTGTAACTCTCCTTTCCTTCCTCCATTACCTTGCCTCAGGAGGACAGAAAACGGAAATTTCTAGGATAAGAGCAAAAATATCTGGTACAGTTTTAGAGCGCAAATGATTTATTCTGACTGGGTGCAAACAAGGAAATACCAGCATATTTCCCTGATAAATTCTACTCCTTTAGGACTGAAATTCAG
The Calothrix sp. 336/3 DNA segment above includes these coding regions:
- a CDS encoding GNAT family N-acetyltransferase; protein product: MNSNNCPEQGTLQTQRLILRPLTLEDAASVQKLAGEREIAANTLSIPHPYLDGMAEEWIQTHPQLFQEGKAVFFGVGIKETGELCGVIGLGINSEHQRAEMGYWIGKPCWGKGFCTEATAELLRYGFVELGLNRIHACHFRRNPGSGRVMQKIGMKYEGSHRQHIYKWGEFEDTINYAILKDEWQEQHCTANS